CATATTCTAGACCTAATCAAATGagaataaaatgaaaagtttgGATATAACTCTGCCTCTCGGATGCTAACTAAATGAGAGGAGTACTTTCTTCAAGCTGGtgagaatgagaaagaaaacCACCCAATTTACAATCCAGAATCATCAACTCAGTTGAGCAATTAAGTATCAAGAAGCACGACAGCACCAATTGCAAACACCGAAGATACcaaaaaatacttttgtttaactattttttttcgaATTCTAAGACTTAAGCTAGTTGAGCAAATATATTGAAAGGGAAATGTGTATCTTCCTAGAGCTCAAATGCAACAcagaaaaatataacaataataaataaaaagatgcCTCAGGATAAGCAAACTTTACATAGCAACTCAGCAGAAGCACAATTCTAAGTTCTCACAAAACAGAAGGAATGCAAAAGTTTGACACCAGAATTCAAAACAGAGTTCAAGTTAAATATAAGAGAACAGGGGAAATATGTATATTGTGCACCTCTATCTATATCACAGAACtacaattgttgcatcatagacAAAACAAGAATGTAGCCTAAACCACGAAACTTGTcaatgaaatataatttttcaaacAGCCAGAGGAACAAACCTCAGGAGGATATGTGAACAAAATGGCATTCTTCTCCTTAGTGTACAGAATCAGCTGCAACACCGCATTCAACACCACATACGTGCCATAATAGTCAAGGACCAAACATCTTAATTCAAAATTATCCAAATACAATACATGCATAGAACAGCTTCTATGGTCATCCATTAGATACCAATAAGGCTTTTTAAAGTCTAAAGCTAAGCACAAAGAGAGGTCAAGCCACATTATAGTTATCTAAAAGTAgagaaccaaatcaaaatcaagcaGAAAGCATCAAAGCGAAttcgagaagaaaaaaaaaagaggatataaTGCGATGCATCCAATCAAAAAGTCCCTGTTCTCAGGGAACTTCTTGTTGTAGAACTGAGCAAAAAGGGCAACGACGATGATAACCGTTCCCAAAATCAGTTTGAGGTTGCTCAACCTCACATCCTCCTTGTAACCACGGCTCGTAACGATCTACGCaatcaaaaaacaacaaaaggtCAGATCATAAATTCACACAGATCAGATTAAcatagagagaaacaaaaaggaaaacctAAGAAAATTCTTACATCGGATACGGATTCGTCGAGGATGTGCTTGATTGAGTGGTGGTCCAATAGATTGGCCTTCTTCACGTTCTTGTTCGTCGTCTCTgccttcttctcttccatgACGGATAGATCCGATCAAAATAATATCAGATCTCTAGGATTCTGCGAAAATTCGAACGCAGAGTGTGAGATTTTTCACGAGCGCAGGAGACTAGAAGAGactgttgtttttgtgttcgacgaggaagaagacgatatAATGGATGAAGAAGCTCGAAGACGTTTTCAGTCAAAACTAGCTTATTACGACATCGTTTCGTATTGGGCCTTCTTTTGGGCTTCACAAGTGTCACATCCTAATTTCGTATTTATATAGTCAAGTCAACTAtaacaatattcaaaaaaatatttgtcaacAAATTAAACCTTTTGATTCATATATTTGACTACTTTTAAGCTTCAACTTAAATGCTGCAGATTTCTTAAACGCATATGGATATGACTTTGTTGAAAAATCACCAAACAATAAAATACAACAAatttgccaatttttttttattgagatttCATtactaaataaacataaaaggtATAAAACCGTCCAATCCAGTAATCTTGcagaaaatataataatcaatTGCAATCATTATGGAAATGCACGACAATCCCAATAGTGTTATAATTTAATCAAGAAACTATTGGAGATttgatctatttttatttatttcaatcttATATCTAAAAATGCTAGTTGGAAAGCGTTTTTTTAATTCAAGAAGGCTTGGACTTGATTTTGCTAGTGGTCGCGTTTGAGAGCAACAACTTAGCTCCTTTCACAAGCTCTTCCTTGATCATGAATAGAACCGCAGCAGCTAATACGCTTTGCACAATCTTTGTGCTCATCCCCTTGTAAAACCCGTAAAGCCCTTCGTATCGAATCATTTTCAGGATTGCATCCAACGTTCCTGCGATTCAAAACCAACACAACAACTCTTTAGCTTTGATTGAGAAATGAGTTTTTATGATCTTATATCATTTAGAAGAGGGATATAACCTTTGTATTGGTGTCTTTTGTCCCCTGTTGTGACCTGTTTGGCTTGAAGTCGCGACTTTACAACTAAGAGAGGATAAGTTGTGACTGTAGCTCCGAGTTTAGCCAAAGCTCCAAGAAGAAATGTCTACgaaaaaacagaaagaacagTCTTGGGAAGTTGGAGAGCAAGTAAACATCTTATTCAGaagaatcaaatgcaaaaatgctAGGGTCTGAACCTCCAAAGCGGTAACGTTGTTGCTACCCTTCAATGCACGCTTTTTCTTCAGCTTGGTTAACATTGTCTCGTACAACATAAATTGCATTGACGGATTACTTACCTGTGGGttaaaacacacacacgcaTCTAACTATTAATAAACTGGACCTAGACAAACAATATAAGAGAAGCTTTAAAATCATAAGCTCACTTACCATGATCAGTGTTGGAATTACACCTTTCCAGAAGCCAGTCACTCCAGCTTCATCGTAAACCTCTCGAATCTGAGACAACGTTCAACATATATCACAGAAACTATCTTAATCGAGAGGTTTACACAGTTTCAAATAAGTTTCAATCTTATATTGCCATCAACTGAAGCCTGATTTTACACATAATAATAACCAATAGACCCTTGCCATGGTTTGCAAATACAGGAAGCTGCCTCATACCGTATTAAAGGTTCCATATGGACGCGGCTCAACTGCAACCAGAGCTTGTTCATCAGAAGAAGGTGACTCGGAGGCAGCTGTTTGATCTTTTGTCATTTTTCTGTGGGTCTGCATTGTATACAAGTATTCAAGAAGAATTAGGATTATAACTAAGCACGGACCAATGAAAATGTAGTTAAAATACAGAGGAATTGACTGGGCAGCCTAAAGCAGCACTTCATGGTGGTGTATACCTGCATGCGGGTAACAATCACCCAAATTGGATTCGTCATAAGAACATTAACCGATCTGCAAAGAGAAAGTGTTGTCATAAATTCACATGAGCCATCTGAAGCAATAggataaaaaattacaataatgaAACTATACATGCCACCAGAGTTCAcaatcaaagaacaaaacagcAATGGCTGTAGGACCTGACAGTAAAAAGTTAGACCATCCACCTAGAAGCTCCATTAAACAAGCGACACTATAAGAGCATGAAAGCATTAGCAATGTGACCATGGCGAGCATTCACTCACAGCCTACACTCCAGACAGCCAATGTGAAGAGTATAAGAACGAACTGAAGCACCTAAGAGCTatttagaatcaaaactaacaaaatcaattgtGTATTGCATTGTTAACTAATGGTAATCCGGATAGTAACTAGCATATACGAAAAGCACATAAAAGGATTGATTGTTTTACCCAGCGAAGGCAGCCACTAAAAGTGAAGAAAACATCCCAACTGATCCGTCACCCAAGCCTTTCTTACTTCTAGCGAGAGCTGCAGCTTCAGCTTGATTCCGAAACACTTGGTAGAAGTAGTAGTACACACCCTGTCTCATCCAAAAGGAGTGAGCAAAGAACTCAAAAGACATACAGAATTCTCCAGATAAATTAAACACAAGTTGAGAGGATTATACCTGTGACGCAGCCGTTCCAGCGAGAGACGGCGCCAAACCACCGTATAATCGCTCCCATCCCTCTTGTTTGACAACCTTCAATacaaaaagtaagaaaacaacGATTCCACTTTACGTTGTACTCTAAAGACTCATAAACCATCGCAAAAACTCATAGTTCAATCTCTGATCCTGAGATTGACAGTGATAAACAAAAACCTGACACATGTGTTCGATAGTTCCAAGTTTCCTCTTCTCCCTCTTCAGATCCCGCTCCGTTTGTTGGCGCGTATTTACCTAAACAGATACAATCGTTTCAAACAAATACGAAtgaagaattagaagaagcaaaaaaaaaaaaaaaaaaaaaaaaaaaaacccaaaacccacGAATAGGtttcagcaattttttttttttcatattttctacATNTCCCACCACCAGCTCCAGCCAATCCATTGATCAAAGCATCCGACATGATGATTCCTCTATTCCACACATCAAATTATaagccaaaccaaaccaaaaaaaaaaaaaatcgaaatcgcTAAATCTAGAATTACCTTCCGGTTTCAATTATAAGATAAGGATTGAAATCGTCGTTTAGTATTAAGCGACGAACGGAGAAGAATCACAGAAGCTTTAAGATGCTATTGTTGTTATTGCCTTAATGGTGTGTAGGTGAAGCTTCTTCTCCATATCCCCCCCNNNNNNNNNNNNNNNNNNNNNNNNNNNNNNNNNNNNNNNNNNNNNNNNNNNNNNNNNNNNNNNNNNNNNNNNNNNNNNNNNNNNNNNNNNNNNNNNNNNNNNNNNNNNNNNNNNNNNNNNNNNNNNNNNNNNNNNNNNNNNNNNNNNNNNNNNNNNNNNNNNNNNNNNNNNNNNNNNNNNNNNNNNNNNNNNNNNNNNNNNNNNNNNNNNNNNNNNNNNNNNNNNNNNNNNNNNNNNNNNNNNNNNNNNNNNNNNNNNNNNNNNNNNNNNNNNNNNNNNNNNNNNNNNNNNNNNNNNNNNNNNNNNNNNNNNNNNNNNNNNNNNNNNNNNNNNNNNNNNNNNNNNNNNNNNNNNNNNNNNNNNNNNNNNNNNNNNNNNNNNNNNNNNNNNNNNNNNNNNNNNNNNNNNNNNNNNNNNNNNNNNNNNNNNNNNNNNNNNNNNNNNNNNNNNNNNNNNNNNNNNNNNNNNNNNNNNNNNNNNNNNNNNNNNNNNNNNNNNNNNNNNNNNNNNNNNNNNNNNNNNNNNNNNNNNNNNNNNNNNNNNNNNNCATTCATtcgaagaaaaaagaagacacGCAAGTTGACGTTCAGGAGTGGTCTGAGGATTGTATTTGACTGATATACCCCTATTACTTTGAGTGTTATTACGTTGCCGTACCCTCGCAACGTCGTTTAGTTTTGGGATAAGCTCTTTTCTTGAATTGCGTGTTTTTGTTGATTATGATGTATTATAGGAGAGAAACGCTTCGCATATGATGATTATGAATGATTATGAATGATATTCTTCCGACTAATGTACTTAGACAAGCTCCATTCACAGACTCAAAGCCCATCTAAGTGTTGGGCCATGATCCACAAGAGAGTAATATCTCTTGACAGTTTGTtgtaatcactttttttttaatgagtttatTGATTAATTAGATTCCCATAACATATTAAGATTAATTTatgttacttaattcatttttatatagttataatttttattatttactaaaaaaaattatattattgttttactatttaaatttaattaattgtttatttattgattactattattaattataagtaataaatatgcaataaataaatatcaaaaatattttttttaatgcaagaaaaatagatataacaTTGCTTATGTGGATATTGATGTGGGGGAAGGAGAAGCGATAAAATttaacttcatatatatatatatatataaatattagattgccATAAAGTCTCACAATTAAAATGTGTATAAATGTATCTTTAGTTTTCTAGAGAGATGTTGGGTTATAGCATTCTATGGTTTAGTATTAATCTAATAGCATGCTTACACATCAAttcatttgaaaataaaattattttttaagtgCATACTTCcacatcatttattttgtaacagatatgaaaatcaaaaataattaatataatcattttttccaAGAAATAATTCTCAAagtcttaaatattttaatcttattataAAGAGATGTTATGGTAACTTTGGTTAAGTAGTTCTCCAAATAGCAAACTAATCACATCATCAATAATAATAGGATTCATCTAAGTAGAGCTTTTATAGTCTAAAGAATATTCTGAAAGCAATGTATATTCaaacacattatatatatttcttgtgtgtagagaaaaatcaagaaacaaaacaaaaaaaatggactTATTTGTAATGGTAGTAGGAGCATCAGGGATTGGCGACGGGGGTGAGAAGGAATACAACTACAAGGTGAGAGCTTGGACAAACGAAGAATATTCATGCCAAACAAAGATTGTGACAACTAACGCAGATCCTGAGTTCCGTGAGGTTCTGCATCTTCCTCAACACAGGGCTGCAGCGTTTCTCAATTTGGAGCTGTTCAGCGTAAATTCAACTGACACAGACAGGTTTTTCATTGGGAGAGCAAACACAGCATTGCCCATGGAGACAAATACTAATGTCTACCGTAAGGTAAAACTTGAGAATTTAGATACCAGTGGAAATATCGTTACTGTTGGTTATCTCGAAGTATACCTTGGCCTCGAGACTGGTAAATAAAATGAGTTGCtcaatatatactattttaataattttaatataatataattatttatttaaagattaaatcagaaaaaaaaatcaactattaGCTATCTGACATCTGTCTATTGATTATGTTTCTTTACCTCTCTCCTTATTTTTCTcaccttctctcttcttttattacattatttatttgtttttaacgaAAAAAACAACTGTGTGAAAGTAACTGGTGTAGATGGTATTAAGGCAATTTGTTgaccaatcaaataataatgTTTCTACCCTAATGTCCgcataaattattaattaaaaaaaagtgatcAAATATATGAGTTACATAGTAAGTGCTTTTGTGATTCTTTTGGTGTTCATAGTTTAAAACTTGGTGTAGCTATTATTCCATGTTTGATCAATGCAGCAGTTCGTGTTAACACTTATCAAATCCGAAACTTTGTAAACGCAAGAGTGTAATGTAACGAACGTAAACATTTTTTAGGGGTCAACTTACAAAGTTACAATAATATTACAATCGTTAAgtttttaaagaagaagagaaaaaaaaaaaacagagacaaaccGTTAACGTTATTATTCGATAAACTCCGTTAATAATTTTTAGTCACGTATCGCATAAACTCGCCGTCAGATTCAATCCCAGCCATGGTCTCCGGCGATAAAACAACCTCTAAATCAACAGTCCCGTTTCCTCCCCTCCCGGGAAAAGCCGAAATCTTCCCGTCGAACTTATTCGACCGTCCGCTTCTAACTGCCACGGGTCTTCCCCACCCGAAATCGTTGTCGTACATCGGAAACCTCGGCGAGCTCCCCATCGTAACCGAAGCTCCGTCGGCATTCCCAAGAGGAAAACACCTGGGATTCGCTTCCCAATCCGCCACAACGCTTCTTATCCTCCCGTCTTGATGAGCCGCCACGCTCTGGTTTAGCTGATCTGCGCACCATCTAAGATCGCGTGACAAAACCTCTCCCGCCGTCGCGAACGTCGGAACGCTCTGAATCGCGTTTCCGAAATACTCCGGATTCAGCTTAGGACTCAAACGGTGGCGACAGTTCACAGCCATCCGAAACGTAGTCGTTTTAGAACTCGGATGCTTCCTCGCGCGAGTGATCGCACGCCACAGCAACGCGCACAGAGACTGAAACGACGAGATCTCGACGGTTTTAGAAACGGCGTCGTTTCTACCGAACAAACTCTCTAACATTTCCGTTAATTTACCGTTTTCTTTTCCGTTAAGTTTATCGTTGCTCTGCTTCCCTAACAACTCGACGCCGTCTATTTCGCCGTTATCAATCGTCAaccacttcttcttgttcaccACAGCTTTAAGCTCCTGAATCGATTCTTTGCTGAAACTAAAAATACGCTCGCGTAACGGTGCGTTCTCGTCGAACGTCACCTTAGGACCACCGTGAGGGACTTTGAGAACAGCCGGTGAGATTAGCACAGACTCCCGCGTAAAATCAGGCTGACGTGTCACATTCTCGACACCTCTAGACATCTCCGCGAAGGTATTGATGAAGTTCCAGAGAGAGGTTCCGTCGGTGACGGCGTGGTTAACGGAGCATCCGATGAAAACGCCGTCGATGAGCTCCGTCACCTGAACGGCGAGGATGGGTCTGTTATGTCCCTCGTAGCTGACGGCTCTGTCGTAGGTGAAAAACTCTTTGACCACGTCAGGAACGTCGATTCCGGCGAGAACGTCGCTGACTTTGACTGATTTAGCTTCGGCGGAGACGAAATCGGCGCCGGCGTCATTGCAGGTGAGGAAAACGTGgccggaggaggaggtggagagACGTCCGGCGAGAGGAGGGaagtgggagagagagagggagagggagtgTTTGAGGTGAGCGAGAAGCGCGTGCGGAGGAAGGTGGGGGCGCGTGAAGAGACAACCTTTTTGGATGTAGTGGCAAGAGAGCATAGGGAGATCGGAGACGGAGAGCTTCAGGTCAACGAGCGTTGACTTTTGATCAGGGAAGACTCTGCTTTTTGAGATTATCGTTACAGAGTTCTCTAAACaaggcatttttttttttttttggttttgttttggatttgatttggttGCCTCTCTGTTTTTGGTAAGCTTAGCTTAGAAGTCTCTCacagttttgtgtgtgtgtgatggaTGAGAGTGTGAGATTGAGAGATGAGGTATTTATAGTGTGAggatgagagaagagaagaggttcatgaatcagatgatgatgatatggcATTTgtctttatttatctttttgattattattattgccTATTTAAAATAGAGAGATTGCTCAACTTGTACTTTGGAAAAGTGTTTCCTTATTTGTGAAATTTTATGTCTAGTATaatttgatcttttgtttttgtttgtttagattGGGTGTTgtgttttgaccaaaaaaaaaaaaaaaaaaaaNGGGTGTTGTGTAACACATGAAACAAATACTAGCAGTTAAAGGGTGGATTAGAGTACACACtttgtaaaaaggaaaattttgaatGGTAAAGAGATAAGATGATGGACCATCATTCAATTTTGGTTATAGGTACTCTGTATTCTTCAATTTATAATGATCAATACTAGATTTTAAGctataattttcataaaaaataataatgataattcagttaaatcatatttatttatgttatttcaTTCCATAAGAAAATGTTGTTtggatttattaattaataatttcttaagattatatataaaagaggaTATATCATTATGTTAAAAATCCACTAAATTTTAATGATATGTATGAATTTATTCTCTATTTGTCATGAATACAGATATTTATACTAGATCTGAAATTTCTTACTTTAATATTactgtgaaaaataaataaataaaactctaaaagtatatatatgaaacagcAAGAATAATATCTCTATAACCAATATTGAGAGTTTCAAATGTTTCTGACGTGCGTTTCTGTTTTTAAGACTCTTTGATGTGAGTTGAATGTCTCTGCACCAATGAACGcgaatatttttatatatcatctGCAAAATAATTACAAACCAGAAAaaggttatgtttttttttaaagaagtgagaaagaacaaacaaaaactctgTACTCGTAACATATAATATTGAAAACataatcaaacaatcaaaatcataatattgttggaaaataggaaaaaaaataaaatattaagcTGATCTCTGCATTATATTGTCTGCAGAAAGTATATTACATTATTACTCCATTTAACACTGTCTTATTCTCTGGCTTCGTTGCCAACATTTTACaactatattgtttttgtttcatgaaCATGCTTTAAAAATGGCGGTAAAAAGGTTAAAACACTAGTTTCAAGAGAGATATCCATAAATCTAAATAATCCAATGGACAAAAGGATTTGTATAAGTGACAAGATAcgtattttggaaatttaatcTATAGACTATATATAGTCATAGCGAGTTGTTATTATTGTTCGGTTAATGTATTGCTTCATATCAAAGAGAATATCTGGAGAAAGAAGTTTTCGTTGAGGTTCACAAATTATTCATGTGAAATCCCCAAGTTTATTTCAGACCCTCGAGACTAGTGAATCCACGTGGCTTGCACACACACGGTTCCGTTTCTTACATGGCATACATGCACTCATGCACAAGTCAGTATGCATGGTCGGATCAACATGTAGCGGACGACTCATCTATTTGGACTTAACTGCGTCCCTGACGATTGTTAAAGACAACGATATATAACGTGTTCTACATTATAAAAACGTTACGTTCGTGGCCGGTTACTAAAATTCGGCATGTGGTGAGAATTAAAACTTTTGTAcgaaaggaaaaagaaaaaacaataaagcAGCAATttaatgtatgttttgtttcgATTAATTGTACGTACGTCGTTGTTGCCCTTCAAAGGAAGTTGCGTTTTTAAAAGCTTGAATTCGAAGTTTTGTTTGGAAGTGGCTTcagtaatatacatatattgaaaatatatgggtttgatctatatatatatatatatgattcttatTTCTTCGGTTAagcaaaaagaaatatttattgataattaaacaattatgataagatatatatgatatacGTAGCGACAATTGATATTCATATCACTATCTAACAAAATCTGGTTTGGTGTATTTGAGGTAAGAGTAAGATAGAAATTGCATGAATCTTTGACCGTATGAGAACTAAGATTCTCAAATCCAAAAGATTTTATCTGTATAAGATTAAACAGACTTCTAAAAACTATATCCGTCCTTCGGATTCCGAGAGATTTGCATGGGGTATGTGACCAAAAGAAGACTTGTAATGCACTTCTTATAGCATTTGTCTTATATGATTTGatacaaacaataataataatataaaataaagattaaacaCCATTTaatgagaaaaatgagataATTAGCAAGTGTGTTTAAATTAAAACACTTTAAATCACTCTCTGTTAATGGGTTGTCATTCCTAAAATCCCGATAAAAGTCGGCGTGAAGAATCTCATATTCAACTGATACAGTCTAGTACCAATTGCTCTGGCCACTGTCACAACACTTCAAatgtctttattttattatctaaaCTAATGTGTAATTTCTAATCATAGCTTATGTTTGAGCTAACTTTGACATAAAGTGTCGGTTTCGGCAATTATTACACGAAGATTCTCGTTAACCGTCATTTTCGGTTTTGTCGGCGTCCTGtggttttttatattattaacataAACTGCTACTTGAAGTGAGATCTGGTACGAtgcagaaaaaaagaagctgaAGCATTACGCTTCTCTGTAACCGTTGGATTGGAACTCGGCCGTTTACTCAATTTCATCGGACGGATACTTACGCTACTTGAGTTTAGTTGAGTTTGGGATTGTCACATGATAAAACATTACTAGTAAGTACATAACTGTTTTGACTCTTGAACGTTCTTGACGATTATTTGACGCcccattttatttctttatttataatatttatggaCATCCCATATTAGATATATCTTTCTTGATATCATTTTGAGATATATACCTCAAATACTTTTTCCtctattttgataaatatttttttttttggtaaaaagttaaattttatacCAATTTTCAAGTCTATgtacaaaaacataataaaaaacaaCAGCTACAgctaaaaagagaaattaatacAACCAAAGTAGGTAGCCaaaagagaggaggaggagtcgGTTGCCCCTGGAAGAGAAAGGAGGCGATCTCTGATGGTACGATCCACCGTAGCTTGAAGCACCGTTGCAGGAGTCAAGACATCAGTAAAGACTCTGGCATTGCGCTCACGCCAAATTAGGTAGCAAGTTACTTGCAGAGCTAGCTTGACGATGGTTGCAGCTTTCGACTGGGGTGGTTGCCGCGTTTGGAGAATCCAGGTAGAGATTTCGTTAAAACCCAAAGGTGGAGATGCGAAGATTCGAGAAGCAAAAGCTTCCCAAATCTGTGCAGAGTAGCTACAAGcgaagaagagatgatcatGTCTCTCAATCCCAGTAGAACATAGCACACATGATGGTGAGACATTCATACCCCAGTTCTGCAGTCTGTCTTTAGTGGGGAGGCGTTCCTTGTAGACTAGCCACAGGATAAAGGAGTATCTCGGTACTGcttccttaaaccaaactgtTTTGCACCAAGGTACCGTGGCAGAGTGAGTTCTCAGTTGCTCCCAAGTTTCTTTGGAAGAGAAAGCCTGTCCAAAAACACCTGAAGCCTTTCTCCAGAGATAGCGGTCGGGGCCTTTGTCATCGTTTGGTGGAGAGATTGCGGTGAGGGTAGCCATGAATTGCTGCTGGGTTTCTGATCTGGCTGCAGGCATCCACCATTCTCCATTACGTCTATAACTGAAGCATTTCTCTTTAATCTCAGGTGTCGTTGGCCATTTCCTTCAATGTAGTCGACTAGGGGACCCAAATCACACCAGTGATCATACCAAAAAGAAGCAGTTCTGCCATTTCCAACCTCGCAGCACATGAAATCCTTTAGGAGAGGTTTTAGTTGTATCATGCATCTCACAGTTCTCGAAAGTCTTGGAGTGTCATTCATAATCCAAAAACTCTTCCTGTGAAACATATTTCCTTTCAACGAGGCAACCCAGAGAGATCCTGAATTAgcaaaaaaattccaaatcaaCTTCAACCGGAATACAACCTGAAAATCCTGGAGATGTCGAATACCAACACCCCCTTCCGCCTTCGACTTACAAACATCCTTCCAGGCAACTCTAGCACCTTGTGCAGAGTCCGTTTTGTTCTTCCAGAGAAATGCAGCGCACATGGAATCAACCTTCTCGTAAAATCTTTTTGGCAAGTTGAACACTGAGCTCCAGAAGTTAACCATCCCATAAACTACTGAGGAAATCAATCTGATCTTTCCTGCGAAGGATAAGGACTTAGCAGTCCAATTATGAAGCTTCGCACTGATTCTCTCTAAGAAAGGCTGCAGCGTTGCATAGGATATCTTTGCGGGATTAAGAGGCAGTCCTAGGTATCTGGTTGGAAAGGATCCAACTCGTATTCCGGTGAGAGCACTTAGAACATCAACCTCTACCTCCGCATAACCCCCAAAGAATATTTCCAGACTTTGCTGGGTTCATATCCAGTCCGCTTATCCTCTTAAACTGGCGCATAACTTCTCCAACACTAGTTAACGAAAGTCTCGCTCCATCAGTAAACACCAACAGATCATCCACAAAGAGTAGATAGGTCACCTGAGGAGAGGAACAATGGGGATGAATCCGGATCCCACCATTCGAAACTGCCCCTTCAAGAAGATCTTTCGTCTATAGTGATAATTT
The sequence above is drawn from the Camelina sativa cultivar DH55 chromosome 4, Cs, whole genome shotgun sequence genome and encodes:
- the LOC104784301 gene encoding uncharacterized protein LOC104784301 — encoded protein: MDLFVMVVGASGIGDGGEKEYNYKVRAWTNEEYSCQTKIVTTNADPEFREVLHLPQHRAAAFLNLELFSVNSTDTDRFFIGRANTALPMETNTNVYRKVKLENLDTSGNIVTVGYLEVYLGLETGK
- the LOC104784299 gene encoding peroxisomal nicotinamide adenine dinucleotide carrier-like, with translation MCQVVKQEGWERLYGGLAPSLAGTAASQGVYYYFYQVFRNQAEAAALARSKKGLGDGSVGMFSSLLVAAFAGSVNVLMTNPIWVIVTRMQTHRKMTKDQTAASESPSSDEQALVAVEPRPYGTFNTIREVYDEAGVTGFWKGVIPTLIMVSNPSMQFMLYETMLTKLKKKRALKGSNNVTALETFLLGALAKLGATVTTYPLLVVKSRLQAKQVTTGDKRHQYKGTLDAILKMIRYEGLYGFYKGMSTKIVQSVLAAAVLFMIKEELVKGAKLLLSNATTSKIKSKPS
- the LOC104782458 gene encoding probable signal peptidase complex subunit 2, translated to MEEKKAETTNKNVKKANLLDHHSIKHILDESVSDIVTSRGYKEDVRLSNLKLILGTVIIVVALFAQFYNKKFPENRDFLIGCIALYVVLNAVLQLILYTKEKNAILFTYPPEGSFTSTGLVVSSKLPRFSDQYTLTIDSADPKSISAGKSVQLTKSVTQWFTKEGVLVEGLFWKDVEALIKNYAEEEPKKKK
- the LOC104782459 gene encoding uncharacterized acetyltransferase At3g50280-like encodes the protein MPCLENSVTIISKSRVFPDQKSTLVDLKLSVSDLPMLSCHYIQKGCLFTRPHLPPHALLAHLKHSLSLSLSHFPPLAGRLSTSSSGHVFLTCNDAGADFVSAEAKSVKVSDVLAGIDVPDVVKEFFTYDRAVSYEGHNRPILAVQVTELIDGVFIGCSVNHAVTDGTSLWNFINTFAEMSRGVENVTRQPDFTRESVLISPAVLKVPHGGPKVTFDENAPLRERIFSFSKESIQELKAVVNKKKWLTIDNGEIDGVELLGKQSNDKLNGKENGKLTEMLESLFGRNDAVSKTVEISSFQSLCALLWRAITRARKHPSSKTTTFRMAVNCRHRLSPKLNPEYFGNAIQSVPTFATAGEVLSRDLRWCADQLNQSVAAHQDGRIRSVVADWEANPRCFPLGNADGASVTMGSSPRFPMYDNDFGWGRPVAVRSGRSNKFDGKISAFPGRGGNGTVDLEVVLSPETMAGIESDGEFMRYVTKNY